The following nucleotide sequence is from Zea mays cultivar B73 chromosome 1, Zm-B73-REFERENCE-NAM-5.0, whole genome shotgun sequence.
AGTGTTAAGTAACTGCCCCGTGTTGATGATTTGCTGGTGTTTCGTGATTGCTGCAGACATAGAAATCGTATATAGTTCAAATGATTTGAATTGaatcatttttatttttatttggaACACGGATTTTTTGTTCCAAAAGAATCATATAAAAATATTTACCTGTCACGGAGCAGTTACTTAACACTACAATATTATTTGAACACACCACTGCTTATGTACATCATTATTGAGCGAATTCACAACATTATGTACGATGTAACGGCCACAGACTCGCAGTATACGGGTCTCCCGGATATTGAAGCCAGTTGTGATAAAATGTTCAAACAGATACAACAGTTCATTGGCCATGAGTTTTGCCAATCCAGCAAGCGCTAATTCGCATCAGCTGGGCCGTGGTAGTTTCTCCTCCTCAGCTGCGATTCTGGGGCAGGTTGCTGAAGGTAAATCTTGGTAGGGTCATTTGGGTCAACATACCTGCGCATATATATCCACTAACATGAGTTCACAGCAGAGAAACCAATAGCCAGGAGAAGAAGTTGCTAGACTGTGAGCACATACGCATGACGCATCATATCATCGATAGGAGTCTGCGCGGCTTGCAGAGGATCCACACGCGGTGCCATGTTAGCAGCAGACTGGGCTTCAAACTCATTGTAGCGCCGCACAGATACAGTCAGGTTAAGGAAGAGAGGAACGAAAGTACCACAGCCGCCTTCCTTGAACAAGATCTTGAAGGTGTGAGTTGAGTACAGGGCCCTGTTCTGATTGTCTGGAACGACTTGCATTGGAACATTCGATGTTAGTGACCAACCATGTCATATATGTATTCTCTACCAAGCATTCTGTCATACTCACTGGTTCAACGAATCCAGAGATGTTGTTGCAGTGAAATATGGGCTGATTGAACTTCTCACCATGCACAAACAACTGCAGAGGTAAGCAAGAAAGAGCAATTAGACTGATATTGTGAAGAAACCATTTCTTAGAACCCCCAACATGTAATGTAACCTTGAATCAAGCAAAAGCACCTAGGGATTTTTTTAAAGAGAGAACCCCGCACCTAAGCACCTAACAAAATGTGTTGGCAAACGTGACACACGGTAGACGCTACAACCACCAACAATCACCATATAAATTAGACACACTATATCGGTAGACAAAATATTCCGCTACTCGATACTCACCTAGAGCCTAAAGGGTGGTgacacttgagagcacctagaggggggggtgaataggtgatcctgtaaacttcaaaacttaagccacaaaactttgattaagtgttagtacagttaatgccaagtggctagagagaagatcttgcacaataggataatcacacggagttcaacacagagaagacacagtgatttatcccgtggttcggccaagtacaaaacttgcctactccacgttgtggcgtcccaacggacgagagttgcactcaactcctctcaagtgatccaatgatcaacttgaataccacagtgttatgcttttcctttcaatttcccgtttgcgaggaatctccacaacttggagtctctcgcccttacacttgagattcacaaagaaatacggagtaagggagggaagcaacacacacaaatccacagcaaaatgcgcacacacacggccacgaatcgagctcaaagactatctcacagttctcacaagaacggagcttgaatcacttagaataacaaacggatgcgcaaagactgagtgtggatgatcaagaatgctcaaaggttgcttggttgtctcctccatgcacctaggggtcccttttatagccccaaggcagctaggagccgttgagagcaaatctggaaggctgatcttgccttctgtcgtcgggcgcaccggacagtccggtgcgcaccggacactgtccggtgcccgatttccttccttaaacagcgcagtcgaccgttgctgatctgggagccgttggcgcaccggacatgtccggtgcacaccggacagtccggtgcccccttccgaccgttggcttggccacgtgtcgcgcgcagaatccgcggccgaccgttggccctagccgaccgttggctcaccggacagtccggtgcacaccggacagtccggtgcacaccggacagtccggtgaattttagccgtacgccgtcagcaaattcccgagagcggcctcttcggccgaggcagcctggcgcaccggacactgtccggtgcaccaccggacagtccggtgccccagaccgaaacagccccttggctgtacacagccacctttttccttttctttttcttcctgtttccaatacttagacaagtatattagtacacaaaaccaatgtactaagacttagaaacatacctttgctcttgatttgcactttgttcatccattgcataaattcacattttaagcacttgagttggcactcaatcaccaaaatacttagaaatggcccaagggcacatttccctttcaatctccccctttttggtgatttatgccaacacaacataaagcaactagaacaagtgcaaaatcacttcaaataaaactcaaattgattttgattcaattttggcatatatggatcatcctttgccaccacttggtttgtttttggaaatcaaactcaaatctctatctctatgtcaaacacacatattgaagcataaagagagtcattccgaaagagattgatcaaagatttcaaacactccccctatttcccataatcaacatttctccccatacgaagccaacttttgacaagagagacaataaaagagtttaacaaaacaaaaactctattctactattttcaaaatctctcaagtggtagctgatccatttattgctttggcctttattttctccccctttggcatcaagcaccaaaacggaatcaatcttggccctttaaccccattgcctcaccaaagtcttcaattaagagcaaatggcaataagatttcatgagatgaacttgga
It contains:
- the LOC103643774 gene encoding uncharacterized protein codes for the protein MVFVASKPVGNFFAFDMPLLFVHGEKFNQPIFHCNNISGFVEPVVPDNQNRALYSTHTFKILFKEGGCGTFVPLFLNLTVSVRRYNEFEAQSAANMAPRVDPLQAAQTPIDDMMRHAYVDPNDPTKIYLQQPAPESQLRRRNYHGPADAN